GTGGATGGGAACGGCGACGTGCTCGCAGAACTCCTGGAGCACCGGGCCGATGCCGTCATCACGGACACGCTCGAGGCATCTCATTGGATCGCTGCCAGCAATACTCCCTTGCGCGTCTTGGGTCCATTCACCCGCGATTACAAGGCCGTCTGGCTGCGCGAAGACCAGCCGGAGCTGGCCCGTGACGTGGACCGCTGGCTGGTGGCCCGCGAGGCGGACGGAACGCTCTCGCGGATGCGGAGCGAGGCGGGCATCGTCCACGCGCACGGCTCCGCGGCGCCAGCAGCGGCTCTCGAAGCGGCGCTCATCGAACGGCTCTCCCTGATTCCCTTCGTGGCGGAGGCCAAGCGCCGAAGTGGGGGCCCGGTAGAGGTTCCAGAGAGGGAGCGGATCGTGACCCGGGCCGGCGAACGTGCGGCCCGCCTTGCAGCGGTAGAGGCTGGCGTACCAGCCCTCGATGAGGCGGGCGTCACCTCGTTCTATCGCAGGCAGATCGAGGCATCGAAAGCGCTGCAACACGAGATCCTCGCGGGGCCAGCTGCGACTGGCGACCCGCCGAGCCTGGCCGAAGAGAT
This region of bacterium genomic DNA includes:
- a CDS encoding transporter substrate-binding domain-containing protein, yielding MRFQQACRSACFRIGLVLLLALGCASEPTSRDTRPVLRVGTSGDYAPFSLEAADGALAGLDVALARAFAADRGLRLEFVRFRWPELQADLQAGRFELAWSGITIRPERSLRGHFSVPYLESGAVALVLAGASARRAGDLDRPGRLIAVNLGGHLERVARARFRLATVSPVDGNGDVLAELLEHRADAVITDTLEASHWIAASNTPLRVLGPFTRDYKAVWLREDQPELARDVDRWLVAREADGTLSRMRSEAGIVHAHGSAAPAAALEAALIERLSLIPFVAEAKRRSGGPVEVPERERIVTRAGERAARLAAVEAGVPALDEAGVTSFYRRQIEASKALQHEILAGPAATGDPPSLAEEIRPALLL